The Natronoarchaeum mannanilyticum nucleotide sequence GTCGACGCCGTCGGGTTCGCAGAACTCGTGGCTCGGACACTCGGTGTGCGGGCACGGGCCTTCGAGGCTGACCTTCGAGCCCGCGTAGGCGTTCCGCGCCGAGACGTTCGCGCGGACCGACGCGGGTTCGACCTCGACGGCCGTGACGCCGCCGTCGTGCATCGCGCAGTCGAGCACCTGCGCGTTGTCCCGCACCGACGTCACCTCGTACTTTACTCCCTCGGAGAGATTCAGACACTGGCTGCGGTACGGACAGCCCTCGCAGCCGCTGGCCTCGCCGTGGTAGACGAACTGCTCGCCCGGTTCGGCGAGCCGCGTTCCGATGAGCGTCACCTGCCCCATGCGTTCCCGTAGCGAGGCGGGCCGAATACGCCTTTCGGGCCGAGGTGTGCGGAGCGGCGCCGTCTCAGTCCGCTCACCCGGTCAGTTCGTCGAGCTTCTCGAAGTACTCCTCGCGGGGAATCTGATACAGATCGCGGTAGTCGATTTCGCCCTCGGCGAACCGTTCGGCGAGGTCGACGGCCCCCGCGACGGCGTCGGCGCGGTCCTCGTAGCTGTCGGCCGAGCGCTCCACGTCGGGTTCGAGGTAGAGCGTGACGTTCCACGCCGTGCCGGACTCGACCGGATCCGATCGAGCGGGACGTCGCGAGGGCCGCCCGCTCGTGAGGTAGATCGTCGGCATGCACTCGGGCGGAAAGGACTGCGAGTCGAACACGTCCGGGCGGTAGGCCAGCACGCTCCGCCCGTCGGACTCGTCGTTCCAGACCACCCAGTCGTCGGGCAGATCGTCGTAGTCGGTCACGGCCGGGAGTACTCGTCGGGGCGTCAAAAGCGGTTCGCGACGCCGTCGCTCAGCCGTAGTGGTAGGCCAGGTGTCCCATCGCGAGGAAGCCGACGATCACCGTCGGGAGCCCCGCGACGAGGCCGAGCAGTATCGGCGCCGAGACGAACGACGCGCCGACCAGCGCGGCGGCCGGCGCGAAGCCGACGCCGAGGATGGTGGTGACGGCGACCGCGGCTACCGCGAGGCGCGTCTCGATCGTCGGCGACGAATCCGGGTCGGTCATGGAAGGGCCGTGGCGTCCCGCCGACATATGTCGGTCGATCCGTCACTTCGTGGCCCAGTCGACCATCCGGGCGTACCGGTCGTGGGTCCGCAGCGCGTCGGCGTCGCCGACCAGCACCAGCGAGCGCTTGGCGCGCGTGAGCGCGACGTTCACGCGGCGATAGTCCTCGAAGATCGGGCTGTCGAGGTCGTCGGTCGCGACGAACGAGACGATCACGACGTCCTTGCTCGACCCCTGGAACCGGTCGACCGTGTCGACCGCCACGTCCTCCGGAACGCGCCGGTCGATCTCGGCGACCTGCGCGCGGAACGGCGCGATCACGGCGATCCGGTCGCGATCGACGCCCGCCGCGGCGAACGACTCGATCGCCTCGGCGACGCGCTCGGCCTCGACGGCGTCGGTGTGGCGTCCGGCGTCGCCCTCGACGTCGAGCATCGCGACGCGATCCCGGAGGTTGGCTGGAAGCGTATCGACGTCGATCCCTTCCAGATCGGACAGGCTTCGGCCGGCGACCTCGGGCGTCGCGGGCCGGAGCTCTCCGTCGTAGAACTCCCGCGAGGCGAACGCCTGGATGCGCTGGGCCATCCGGTACTGGCGGTCGAGCATCACCGACGCCGCGGGGTACTCGTCGATCATGCGCTCGAACAGCGACGTCGAGAGCTCGGTCTCGCTCCTGACCACGGGCGGGAGCTGGTGGTGGTCGCCGACCAGCACGAAGCGGTCGGCGAGGTTGATCGCCGCCAGGGTGTTGGGCTCGGTGAGCTGGGACGCCTCGTCGACGACGGCGGCGTCGAACGACTGCTCGCTCATCACTCGCGAGCCGCAGGTGGAGGTCGTGGCGGCGACGACGGGCGCCTCTTCGAGTTCCGCGGCGCGCTCCTCCGGGCCGTCGTCCGGATCGTCGGGATCGGCGCACTCGTCGAGCAGCAGATCCCGCATGTCCTCGCGGACGCCGCTTTTCGTCCCCACGCGGACGACATCTTCGAACCCCTGATCGCGCAAGGCTTCGAGCGCGTTGTCGACAGCCCGATTGGTGAACGCCGAGAGCAGAACGCGCTCGCCGCGCTCGACCATCGCGCGGACCGCGCGGGCGATCGTGTAGGTCTTGCCGGTGCCCGGCGGGCCGTGGATCAGCGCGAGGTCCTCCGCGGTGACGGCCTTCCGCACCGCTTCGTCCTGCGCGTCGTTGTTGTCGATGAACGTCTCGGAGGCGCTGTCGAACTCCGGTTCCGTGCGCCCGAACAGCACGTCCTTCCGGCGCGGGTCGCCCTTGAGAACGGCGTCGTGGAGCGCGGTGAGCATCCGGTCGACCGACAGTTCGGAGGGGTAGACGTCGATCCGCGAGAACTCGACCGGCTCGTCGGTCGTGACGACGATCTCGTCGGCGCCGAGGCGCTCGACGCGGCCGAGTTCGGCGTGGCCGTCGACCGGATCGCCGTCGCTCGCGAGTACGACGTCGCCCTCGCGAATCTTCGAGACGGCGTCGCCCGAGCGCTCGGCGCGCAGCTCCCAGCGACCGCCCGGAAGCTCGGACTTCCCTACGAAGTCGAGGCCGATCACCGCCCTGTCGTCGTCGGCCCGCTCTTCGGCTGTCTGCTCCCAGAGCTTGGCGTACTCGGCGTGGACCGTCCGGCGCTCGGTTTCGAGGAGTTCGTAAAAACGCTCGAAGTACTCCTGTTCCTCGTCGGGCACTGCGCGGCCGATCTGGCCGGCCTTGGACTCCTGGTCGAGTCGGCCGGAGACGACCATGCAGGCGTCCTGCTCGAAGCAGTACTCGCACTTGGCGTCGGCCTCGTGACCCGTCGGCACGCTCATCCCGTGTTCCATCGCCGCGATCTCGTTGCGGGCGCGAACGACGAAGTCGCGGAGGCCGGGGCCGATCGAGAACTCCTTCGCGGGCGAGAGATCGCCCGTCGCCTCGCCCCGGTCGAGCGTCGTGTTCTTGGTGTATAGCAGCGTTCCGGTGTCGGCCGGGACGCCCTTCTCGTGGAGCATCAGCCCGTAGGACGCGGCCTGAATCTTGTCCTGGAACCGCGGGTCGCGCTTCGTGTTCTTGCCGGTCTTGAGTTCGACGGGCATCCCCCGGCGGATGGCGTCGGCGCGGCCCTTGATGCCGAACCGGTGGCTGATGAGCAACTGCTCGCTGCGCCACTCGTCCTCGTCGGTGAGCGTCCCCTGGGCGAGCCAGCCGTCGATCGCCGCGGCGTTCTGGCGCACCTCCTCGGCGACGGCGTCGGCGTCCCGGCCGAGCAGCCCGAGCTGGAGGCCCGCGTCGGCGACCCGATCCTCGACGGCTTCGTCGAGATCGCGGCCCCGAAGCAGGTCGCCGAACACCTCGTGGACGATCGTCCCCTTGACGACGGGGTAGTTCAGCGGGATGCCCGAAATCTTGTTCAGGTAGTACATCCGCGGGCACTGCACCCACGACCGAACGTCGGTCACGTCGACGAGGAAGGATGGCTCGACGACGACGTAGGAGTCGCCCGTGGTCGCATAGCGCTCCTCGCCGTCGTAGTCGTCGCGCTCGGCGTCGGTGACGTTCACCTCCATGCCCTCCTCGAGGTACTCGGCGGTCTCGGCCCACTTGCCCCACAGCGTGACCGTCACCGGCTCGTGATCGACCTCGCGGCGGACCCGCAGCTCCGCGAGGTCGCGCTCGCCGTACTGCGTGGAAATCTCGCGCACGTCGCCGACGTCGGCGACCTCACCCCTGATCTGCACGCGCTTGGGTCGGTCGCCCGCGGCCAAAAGCACTCGGGTTGCGGACCGTTGGCTGCATGGGACCGCTCCCGTCCCCACGACGCCGTCTCTCAGCGTTTTACCACGACGGCGTCGCGCGACTCGGCGATCTCTCGTTCTTCGTCGGCGTTCGCGCGGTCGTACAGGTCGGCGGCCTGCCGGTGGTGGATCTTCCGCGCGGCGTCGAGCGCGTCGCGTTCGACGTCGACCTCCGGGGCGATTTCGGCCTCCCAGACGTCGGCGTCGACGACGATCACGGCCCGGTCGTCGACCGTCAGCGGGTCGTACTCCGTGGCGTCGTCCTCGGGGCCGATCAGGTCGTGACGGGCTATGGCTTCGAGAACTTCGATCACCTGCTCGCGGTCGACGCCGCGGTTCGTCAGAACTTCGTTGACGAACGAGGAGTCGATCGGCGCCGAGACGGTCCCGGACTGGGGTTCGCCCCCGGCGTCGGCGTCCCGCTCGAGTTCGGCCTCCGCGATCGGATCGCTGTCCAGCGACTCCTCGGGGACCGGCTCGTCGTGAAACGGCGTCCCGTCGGCGAACCTGACCGGCTGGAGTTCAAGCGCCGTATCGGCGGCCGGCGCCGGCGCGCCCGTCGGCATCGCGGCGGCGGCCGCGCCCTCGCCGATCTCGCCGGGCTTGAACAGCAGCGGGTTCTCCGGATCGTACGCCTCGGGATCGAGTTCCAGCCCCTCGGTGATGAGCGACCGAGGAATCGGCAATGATTCGTCTTCGCCGACGCGGCCGGCGACGGTGTCGTCGGGCACCTCGTCTTCGGGGACGGGAACCAGCGCCAGCCGCGCCACGTCGCCCTCCTTGCGGAGCCGCCAGACGACGGCTGCTCCGTCGGGGAGGTCCGCGGTTTCGACCTGTTCGGCGACGTCTACAACGAAGGCCCCGTCTTCGCGACCCAGTTCGACCATCCGATCCCTGTCGATCGCGGTTCCGATCGGATTCTGTGCCATTGTGGTGGCTTCGGCGTAGGCCGTGAAAAGCAGGTTTTCGGGATGCTTGCGGCGTCCTTCGGTCGGACTGTCTCGCAGATGCGGGCGGGCCGCAATCACCGGGAAGAAAAGTAACACTATTGTGGCGCCGACGGGTAGTTTGGAGTGCGAAGTCCCGTGGTGTAGTGGCCAATCATATGGGCCTTTGGAGCCTATGACGGCGGTTCGAATCCGCCCGGGACTATACCCATTTTGGTGTGAATCCTCTTTTTCGAGGATTATTTTGCCGGTAGTTCTAGCCGGCGAGCGGCGGCGCGGTGTGGTGGTGTCGCGCGCGCCGTTGGCCAGACGCGAGGGACTGTGACCGGTGGCTGTGACGTGAGGGTGTGAGTTGGGAATGTGACGTGTGAGTGTGATCCGTGTCTGTGAGCCGAGACTGCGACTTGTCCGGGTCACAGTGAGACATCACAGTCCGGTGTGATCCGTGACTGTGAGCTGTGAGGCGTCAGTAACGAAGCGAGGTGTGTGGTAGTTTCATTTCGATGATGGGGTCTTCATTTCGACAACACCCCGTTCATTTCGAAGACGGTTCCCCCGCAGTGGCGAAGCGAGGTGTGCCCCTCCACTACCTGTGAGCGGCGAGCACTCGCCGGCTAGACCAACGCTATAGCGTTGCTCCCTTCTGGAATCGAGAGAAGCGACCGCGTTTGGGGCGTGAGGCTTTTACCCACTTAGTTACTAATTAATATGTATGAAAGCAACTCCTAAAACACCTGAAGACGGCCCACACTACCTAATCCATCGGTTCGACCTGATACTCGACTATCGCCACGACAAAATCGACGACGTGGACGAAGCACGCCAGGATCTGCGAGAACTCCGGCATGACGTCGAACAGATCACGATGCTCTGCATCAACAACGACGACATCCCGAAGAGCATCCGCGACTTCGCCGACGAGGTTGTCGAACTCGAACTGGGCGAACAGTACACCGCGGGTGATGCATGATGAGTGACGTTGCGCTGACTGACTACCCTAACAACGACATCGAAACACACCGTCGGGTATCAAAAGCCACGGTCGTGCTCACTGGGGTGCTCGCATTGGGGCTCGTCGGTATCGGCGATACTACGGCAGGCACGGCTGTAATCGCTGCTGGTCTCGCCGCTGGGAATGGCCTGCGTCTGCAAGCGACTCAGTGGGAACTCGAGATGCTACAAACGGAGGTATCGAGCGATGACTAACGACCCGACGAAAGTCACCGTACAGTGCAGTGGCTCGACCGATGACGGCAGTCGGTGCGAACGCACGATGACTGTGCACGTCCACTACAAGTACAGAGATCACTACTGCTACGACCACGACCCCAACAACGGTGAGAGCCGATGAGAGACTTCATCGACATCATCGGCATCGGTGCAGTCGTGTTCTTGGCCGTTGCTGCACTAGCATTGGTCGCCGTCGCCCTCGGCGGGATTTTCGGGTACGCTGTTGTAACGTTCTACAATGGAGTTTTCGGCATGAGCGTTGACCCGATGCTCGGTGCGTTGATTGGGTCGATTGTCTCTGGTGCCGGTGTGCAACTGGGTGATGAATGATGACTGACGAACTGCTCGGCGTGCTGACCGCCATCGGAGATGGCGCGCTGCTCCAATCACTACCCGGGAGCGTTGTTGACCCCATCATCGAGCAAGCAGAAACACGCGACGAACTGAACAAAGCCCTCCGAGGACTCGATGTCGAGCGGAGTTTCGACGAAGGTCAGCCGATGTTCCGAGTTGAAGAATCGCACTACGTGACTCTTCCTGGTGATAGCGATGAGTGACGGTAGTGCCGAGTACGAAGGAGTCTTTCGCGACGCGAACGCCTGGCATGTAGATGCACTCCCCGAATTCTGGTACAATACCGTCAAGGAATTCGTTTCCGGGAAACACGCCGGCATTCCCCAGTTTGAGCACCCCGTGCGCGTGTCGGTCACCATCGAAACGGAGGAATTCGACGAAAACCGCATTCGCGAGTGCGAAGCCGTCGGTGGAACGGTCAGCGAGCATCGGTGCGAAGAGTGTGAGACGTGCCTCGTCCGGAAGCGCACGGTTGAGGGCGGTGTATTGTTCTACGAGTGCCCGGGTTGTGGGTGGGTTACGACGGAGGTACTGCGATGAGTCGTGACCTCGTTGAATACGGAACCGTCGTTATCGGCGCGGGCCTTCTCTTCTACTACCTCTACGTGGCTGTTACTACTGGGCAGATTTGCTCCGCGTACGGCTGCGGGACGGTTGATGGGGTTATTTCGAATCCGACCGGGCTGGTCATTCTTGTGGTGGGCGGGGCGATTATGGCATATCTGACGGTGCGGATCGACGAAGACTGACCCTGTTTCTCCCCGGGTAAGTCTTGGTCACGGACGCTCTACCTATGGGTATGACCGATAAAGACCCGTATCCCGAGGGAATCAAGGAAACGACATCCAGCTGGCCAGACGAACCTGTCCACGAAGACATTGTCGTGGGCGGTGAGGGAGGAAAAGATGAGTTTCCTGAAGAGCTTCTGGAGGACGTTGACGAGGACGACCGCGACGAGGGCTGATTTGGTGTCGTATACCCCTGTAAAGCTGTCACAAAACACATTCACCAGATTCAAACTAGAGAGTTGTAGCCAGGAAACCGGTACAAACAGTCCTATTTGTCGGAAGTAGATAATCAGATTGGAAAGACGACGTCGACTGACTGTAAAAGGAGGTCGATCAATAACCTCTAATCATCTAGTTCGTCGGCGGCATCCTCAAGGAATGACGCCATCACGCTCGACCATTCCCGCCTTTGTGAACTGTAGAAACGACGCACCTCGTCGTTGGTGTAGAACATGTCTTCTGTCTGTGCCAACGTGTACACAATCAAATCGAGGTAGACCTGAAGCTCAGGGTTTTCCAGCTCTGCTTCTTGATACACCTGCTGGTAGAATGGGTGATCACGGTTCAGAGTAACGTCCATCTGAGATCCCTTATGCGTCATCTCATAGAAATTACCACTCCCGAGAACCTCAACGGACTTGTTGATATATCGATCGCGCTCGAACCGTTCCCGGATTGATTCAATACGTCGTTGTTTCTCATCCTCGTCCAAATCCGACTCTTCAATTTCTTCGATTTTCCGTTGCTTCTCCGACTCTTGCTCCTCAAGATCTTCTTCGGATGGCGTATATCCGCTTGGACGTAACCGACCCAGAGTGTTGTTGGCGATGCGTTCAGATGTAGACTCTTTACCTACATCTTCCTTATTTAGATCAGCACGAACGTCTTTCCGTTCCTTCTGAATCTCCTTCCCGAGGCTCGTTAATATCCCTTCCAGACGTTCCTTCAGTTTTTCACGCAGGTCTGGGTCAAGAGAGAACCGACTTTTGTTGGTTTGAACACCGAACTTCTCATCTAGTTCTGACGG carries:
- a CDS encoding UPF0179 family protein, whose product is MGQVTLIGTRLAEPGEQFVYHGEASGCEGCPYRSQCLNLSEGVKYEVTSVRDNAQVLDCAMHDGGVTAVEVEPASVRANVSARNAYAGSKVSLEGPCPHTECPSHEFCEPDGVDFDDERRIDEIVGEPPHDHCMLDRDLTLVEFAPDEN
- a CDS encoding DUF5820 family protein, with amino-acid sequence MTDYDDLPDDWVVWNDESDGRSVLAYRPDVFDSQSFPPECMPTIYLTSGRPSRRPARSDPVESGTAWNVTLYLEPDVERSADSYEDRADAVAGAVDLAERFAEGEIDYRDLYQIPREEYFEKLDELTG
- a CDS encoding AAA domain-containing protein, whose product is MQIRGEVADVGDVREISTQYGERDLAELRVRREVDHEPVTVTLWGKWAETAEYLEEGMEVNVTDAERDDYDGEERYATTGDSYVVVEPSFLVDVTDVRSWVQCPRMYYLNKISGIPLNYPVVKGTIVHEVFGDLLRGRDLDEAVEDRVADAGLQLGLLGRDADAVAEEVRQNAAAIDGWLAQGTLTDEDEWRSEQLLISHRFGIKGRADAIRRGMPVELKTGKNTKRDPRFQDKIQAASYGLMLHEKGVPADTGTLLYTKNTTLDRGEATGDLSPAKEFSIGPGLRDFVVRARNEIAAMEHGMSVPTGHEADAKCEYCFEQDACMVVSGRLDQESKAGQIGRAVPDEEQEYFERFYELLETERRTVHAEYAKLWEQTAEERADDDRAVIGLDFVGKSELPGGRWELRAERSGDAVSKIREGDVVLASDGDPVDGHAELGRVERLGADEIVVTTDEPVEFSRIDVYPSELSVDRMLTALHDAVLKGDPRRKDVLFGRTEPEFDSASETFIDNNDAQDEAVRKAVTAEDLALIHGPPGTGKTYTIARAVRAMVERGERVLLSAFTNRAVDNALEALRDQGFEDVVRVGTKSGVREDMRDLLLDECADPDDPDDGPEERAAELEEAPVVAATTSTCGSRVMSEQSFDAAVVDEASQLTEPNTLAAINLADRFVLVGDHHQLPPVVRSETELSTSLFERMIDEYPAASVMLDRQYRMAQRIQAFASREFYDGELRPATPEVAGRSLSDLEGIDVDTLPANLRDRVAMLDVEGDAGRHTDAVEAERVAEAIESFAAAGVDRDRIAVIAPFRAQVAEIDRRVPEDVAVDTVDRFQGSSKDVVIVSFVATDDLDSPIFEDYRRVNVALTRAKRSLVLVGDADALRTHDRYARMVDWATK